In Cedecea neteri, a single genomic region encodes these proteins:
- a CDS encoding MarR family winged helix-turn-helix transcriptional regulator, translating into MHDDKYDIVDFPDRPLGMRLAMLVRLWRGIVDDAVAFTGLTQSSWTTLMQLSVAGEKITVTDLARAQGIDLPPLTRTLAQLEKEGYVTRTPDEKDRRVKFISLTTAGQKAIKAVSETVEHCQAQVAQGIPAEQIEQFSQTVNLLAANMIKIR; encoded by the coding sequence ATGCATGACGATAAGTACGACATTGTCGATTTTCCCGACCGCCCGCTGGGGATGCGCCTGGCGATGCTGGTGCGCCTGTGGCGCGGCATCGTGGATGATGCCGTGGCGTTTACCGGGCTGACGCAAAGCAGCTGGACGACGCTGATGCAGCTCAGTGTAGCGGGGGAGAAAATCACCGTCACGGATCTGGCCCGGGCGCAGGGTATCGACCTGCCGCCTCTGACGCGCACGCTGGCCCAGCTGGAAAAAGAGGGCTACGTCACCCGCACGCCGGATGAAAAAGACAGGCGGGTGAAATTTATTTCGCTGACGACTGCGGGCCAGAAAGCGATTAAGGCGGTAAGTGAAACGGTGGAGCACTGCCAGGCCCAGGTCGCACAAGGCATTCCGGCGGAGCAAATAGAGCAATTCAGCCAGACGGTAAACCTGCTGGCCGCCAACATGATCAAAATTCGGTAG
- a CDS encoding HlyD family secretion protein → MTPEQRFTRWVKVTLALFAAMFCYFLAADIWVPQTPDSTVMRVVTPVSSRVSGYVTHIYVSNNSVVKKGDVLFEIDNKPYQNQLERAEIAYQQAMLDNQQIDAQISAARAKIKAAQLDADNAGRSYHRFNGLSSGNLISKQDLDAAFTRWQSSVQNVNNLQAALAQLVISRGERGDQNVTLQKYRNLLNDAQLNLDYTRVVASSDGVISNLQLKEGWYAGAGTPALALVNDKLDIVADFREKSLSKTRPETTADIVFDGLPGQVFKARVTSKDAGVLQGQQAINGQLSAPETSNRWVRDAQRMRIHLLLEDGKTPDLPAGARATVQLYNSPSAFASFIGGMQIRLVSYLHYVY, encoded by the coding sequence ATGACCCCTGAACAACGATTTACCCGCTGGGTAAAAGTCACGCTGGCGCTGTTTGCCGCGATGTTTTGCTATTTTCTGGCCGCCGACATCTGGGTACCACAAACCCCGGACTCTACCGTGATGCGCGTGGTGACCCCGGTTTCATCCCGCGTTTCGGGCTACGTGACGCATATCTACGTCAGCAATAACAGCGTGGTGAAAAAAGGGGATGTGCTGTTCGAGATAGACAATAAGCCTTACCAGAATCAGCTCGAGCGTGCGGAAATTGCCTATCAGCAGGCGATGCTCGACAACCAACAAATTGACGCCCAAATCAGCGCCGCGCGGGCAAAAATTAAAGCTGCCCAACTGGATGCCGACAACGCCGGGCGCAGCTATCACCGCTTTAACGGGCTGAGCAGCGGCAACCTGATTTCTAAACAGGATCTGGATGCGGCTTTTACACGCTGGCAAAGCTCGGTGCAAAACGTCAACAACCTCCAGGCTGCGCTGGCGCAGTTGGTGATTTCGCGGGGTGAACGCGGGGATCAAAACGTCACGCTGCAAAAATACCGCAACCTGCTGAACGACGCGCAACTCAATCTGGATTACACCCGCGTGGTTGCCAGTAGCGACGGCGTTATCAGTAACTTGCAGCTAAAAGAGGGCTGGTATGCCGGGGCCGGTACTCCCGCGCTGGCGCTGGTCAACGACAAGCTCGATATCGTGGCCGACTTCCGGGAAAAAAGCCTGAGCAAAACTCGGCCAGAGACAACGGCCGATATCGTATTCGACGGGCTGCCGGGGCAGGTTTTCAAAGCCCGCGTCACCAGCAAAGATGCGGGCGTGTTGCAGGGGCAGCAGGCCATCAACGGGCAGCTTTCCGCCCCGGAGACCTCAAACCGCTGGGTGAGGGACGCGCAGCGCATGCGCATTCATTTGCTGCTTGAAGACGGGAAAACGCCAGATCTGCCAGCGGGGGCACGGGCCACGGTGCAGCTCTACAATTCGCCTTCCGCTTTCGCTTCGTTTATCGGCGGGATGCAAATCAGGCTGGTGAGCTACCTGCATTATGTTTATTAA